Within Longimicrobium sp., the genomic segment GGATGGACCACGTGGGCACGGCAACGCTCGCCTACCAGGACGAGCGCATCTACCGCTGGCTCCTCGCCCGCCGGAACCCGGACGCCTGACTCGCGACAGTCCATCTCGTCCGTTCCCGACCCGCCACCGCTTGCCCCGGCCCCGGTTGCATCCGAGCTTCAGGCACGCGTCCCGCTCCGCCGCCGAACCCCGACCATGTGGCGCTATCCGCTCAGCTTCCTGGTCCTGCTCGCGTTCCTGTTCACGGGAGACGCGCTGGCCCACGCCGCGCGCCTGCCGCTGCCCGGGAGCGTGCTCGGCATGCTGCTGCTGGCGGGCAGCCTGCGCCTGGGGTGGATCAGGCCGGTACTCGTGCAGCCCGCCGCCGAGCTGCTGATCCGCCACATGGCGCTGCTGTTCGTGCCCGCGGGGGTGGGGCTGATGACGTACTTCGGCCTGCTCGGGCGGGAGTGGCTGCCCATCGTGGCCGCGAGCGTCGTGAGCACGGTGGCGGTGATGGCGGTGGTGGGATGGATGCAGCAGAGGCTGGAGCCCGATGCGTGACGTGGCCGCAATCGTCCTTTCCCTCGCCGCCACGCTCGCCGTCTACGCCGCCGCGCGAGCATTTCAGCGGCGGATCGGCTCCGTGGTCCTGCACTCGGTGCTGGTGTCGATCGTCGTCCTGATCGTCGCCCTCCGGATGCTCGGCACCGAGTACGAGGACTACGACCGCGGCGGGCGTGTGCTGACGTTCCTGCTGGGCCCGGCGGTGGTCGCGCTCGGGCTTCCACTCTTTCGCCAGATGGAGGAGATCGGGCGCAAGCGCAACGCGGTGCTGATCACGCTCCTCGTCGGCAGCGTGGCCGGAGCGCTGACGGCCACCGTTGCAGCCGCGCTCCTCGGCGCCTCGGACGAGGTGATCCGCTCGCTCATTCCACGCTCCGTGACCACCCCGATCGCCATCGGCATCGCGGGCCCGGTGGGCGGCCTCCCCGCTCTCTCCGCGGCCGTGTCCATCCTCACCGGCGTGCTGGGCGCGGTGATCGGCCCGCCGCTGCTGCGCGCCCTCGGCATCCGCAGCCGCACCGCGTTCGGTCTGGCTTTGGGCGCCGCGGCCCACGGCGTAGGCACCGCCCGCGCCGCGGAGGAGGGCGACGCGGAAGCGGCGAGCGCCGGCCTCGCGATCGGGCTGATGGGCGTCTTCACCGCCGTGCTGGGCCCCGTTGCAGTGGCGGTCCTGATCGCGCTGGATCTGCTCGGGTAACGAGAAGCTTGCATCACGCGAGTTGTTCCCTAAATTTGGGGAACACTGCCCAAAAATGGGGAACAAGACCCACAAACGGGGAACGAGCCCACTTCCGGGTACCAGCGATGCTCTTCCGAACTTTCGACGCCGTCCTCGGGTCCGTGGCAAAGGTCCGCATC encodes:
- a CDS encoding CidA/LrgA family protein, coding for MWRYPLSFLVLLAFLFTGDALAHAARLPLPGSVLGMLLLAGSLRLGWIRPVLVQPAAELLIRHMALLFVPAGVGLMTYFGLLGREWLPIVAASVVSTVAVMAVVGWMQQRLEPDA
- a CDS encoding LrgB family protein, with protein sequence MRDVAAIVLSLAATLAVYAAARAFQRRIGSVVLHSVLVSIVVLIVALRMLGTEYEDYDRGGRVLTFLLGPAVVALGLPLFRQMEEIGRKRNAVLITLLVGSVAGALTATVAAALLGASDEVIRSLIPRSVTTPIAIGIAGPVGGLPALSAAVSILTGVLGAVIGPPLLRALGIRSRTAFGLALGAAAHGVGTARAAEEGDAEAASAGLAIGLMGVFTAVLGPVAVAVLIALDLLG